Proteins from a single region of Salipiger sp. H15:
- a CDS encoding rod shape-determining protein has translation MFGLDRLMGAFSADMAIDLGTANTLVYVKGRGIILSEPSVVAYHVKDGVKKVLAVGEDAKLMLGRTPGSIEAIRPMREGVIADFDTAEEMIKHFIRKVHKRSTFSKPKIIVCVPHGATPVEKRAIRQSVLSAGARKAGLIAEPIAAAIGAGMPITDPTGNMVVDIGGGTTEVAVLSLGDIVYARSIRVGGDRMDEAIVNYLRRQQNLLVGDATAERIKTSIGTARMPDDGRGSSMQIRGRDLLNGVPKEIEISQAQVAEALAEPVQAICEAVMSALEATPPDLAADIVDRGVMLTGGGALLGDLDLALREQTGLAVSIAEESLNCVALGTGKALEYEKQLRHAIDYDS, from the coding sequence ATGTTTGGACTGGACAGACTCATGGGCGCCTTCTCGGCGGACATGGCCATCGACCTCGGCACGGCGAACACGCTGGTCTACGTGAAAGGTCGCGGGATCATTCTGTCCGAACCGTCGGTTGTGGCCTATCACGTCAAGGACGGCGTCAAGAAGGTGCTGGCCGTCGGCGAGGACGCAAAACTGATGCTGGGGCGCACCCCCGGCTCGATCGAGGCGATCCGGCCGATGCGCGAGGGCGTCATCGCGGATTTCGACACCGCGGAAGAGATGATCAAGCACTTCATCCGCAAGGTGCACAAGCGCTCGACCTTCTCGAAGCCGAAGATCATCGTCTGCGTGCCGCACGGCGCGACCCCGGTGGAAAAGCGGGCGATCCGCCAGTCGGTGCTGAGCGCCGGCGCGCGCAAGGCCGGGCTCATCGCCGAGCCCATCGCCGCGGCCATCGGTGCCGGCATGCCGATCACCGATCCGACCGGCAACATGGTCGTCGACATCGGCGGCGGCACCACCGAGGTGGCCGTGCTCTCGCTGGGTGACATCGTCTACGCGCGTTCGATCCGCGTCGGTGGCGACCGCATGGACGAGGCCATCGTCAACTACCTGCGCCGCCAGCAGAACCTGCTCGTGGGCGACGCCACGGCCGAGCGCATCAAGACCTCGATCGGCACCGCGCGCATGCCCGACGACGGGCGCGGCAGCTCGATGCAGATCCGCGGCCGCGACCTGCTGAACGGCGTGCCGAAGGAAATCGAGATCAGCCAGGCCCAGGTGGCCGAGGCGCTGGCCGAGCCGGTGCAGGCGATCTGCGAGGCGGTGATGTCCGCGCTCGAGGCGACCCCGCCGGACCTGGCGGCAGACATCGTCGACCGCGGCGTGATGCTGACCGGCGGCGGCGCGCTGCTGGGCGATCTCGACCTCGCCCTGCGCGAGCAGACCGGCCTTGCCGTCTCGATCGCGGAAGAAAGCCTCAACTGCGTCGCACTCGGCACCGGCAAGGCGCTCGAGTACGAAAAGCAGCTGCGTCACGCGATCGATTACGACAGCTGA
- the mreC gene encoding rod shape-determining protein MreC encodes MAKHGTHSEDYSGPLKRLLLAILILGLTGLFILWRIDSPRVERFRAQVIDTLMPGFDWAMAPVTGAVTILRDFQSYQRIHEQNQELRRELRQMTAWKEAALQLEQENAKLRDLNNVRLDPRLTYITGVVLADSGSPFRQSVLINVGSRDGIVDGWATMDGIGLVGRISGVGNNTSRVILLTDATSRIPATIQPSGQRAMVVGDNSANPPIDFLENPDLVKPGDRIVTSGDGEVFPPGLLIGQVAQDPGGRLRVRLAADYERLEFLRVLRDHGARRVSAPSGLILPETPPEAPQPEAETDPTVPPLSNAETGSATGGGNG; translated from the coding sequence ATGGCGAAACACGGCACCCACAGCGAAGACTATTCCGGACCGCTGAAGCGCCTGCTTCTGGCGATCCTGATCCTGGGCCTGACCGGCCTGTTCATCCTGTGGCGCATCGACAGCCCGCGGGTCGAACGGTTCCGCGCGCAGGTCATCGACACGCTGATGCCCGGCTTCGACTGGGCCATGGCGCCGGTGACCGGCGCGGTGACCATCCTGCGCGACTTCCAGTCCTACCAGCGCATCCACGAACAGAACCAGGAACTGCGCCGCGAGCTGCGCCAGATGACGGCGTGGAAGGAGGCGGCGCTGCAGCTCGAGCAGGAGAACGCCAAGCTGCGCGACCTGAACAACGTGCGGCTCGACCCCCGGCTCACCTACATCACCGGCGTTGTGCTGGCCGACAGCGGCTCGCCCTTCCGGCAGTCGGTGCTGATCAACGTCGGCTCGCGCGACGGCATCGTCGACGGCTGGGCGACCATGGACGGGATCGGCCTCGTCGGGCGCATCTCGGGCGTCGGCAACAACACCAGCCGCGTCATCCTGCTGACCGATGCCACCAGCCGCATCCCGGCGACGATCCAGCCCTCGGGGCAGCGCGCCATGGTGGTCGGCGACAACTCGGCCAACCCGCCGATCGACTTCCTCGAGAACCCCGACCTGGTGAAGCCGGGCGACCGCATCGTCACCTCGGGTGACGGCGAGGTGTTTCCGCCGGGCCTGCTGATCGGCCAGGTGGCGCAGGACCCGGGGGGGCGCCTGCGCGTGCGTCTCGCCGCCGATTACGAGCGGCTGGAATTCCTGCGCGTGCTGCGCGACCACGGCGCACGCCGGGTCAGCGCGCCCTCGGGCCTCATCCTGCCCGAGACCCCGCCGGAGGCACCGCAGCCCGAGGCCGAGACCGATCCGACCGTGCCGCCGCTCAGCAACGCCGAGACCGGCAGCGCGACCGGGGGCGGAAATGGCTGA
- a CDS encoding rod shape-determining protein MreD has protein sequence MAESSRPPKVWMMRATFVALTFALIFYHLLPLDFTPAAYAGPDVLTAMCFAWALRRPDYVPALLIAGVMLLADLMFQHPPGLWAALVLMATESLKNRDRPRRESTFLMEWIAVAMVLAVITILYRLVLAVLIVPEGTSFLALMRYATTVICYPLVVLVSQGLFGVRRMAPGDFDHAGRPM, from the coding sequence ATGGCTGAGAGCAGCCGTCCGCCCAAGGTCTGGATGATGCGTGCCACCTTCGTTGCCCTGACCTTCGCCCTGATCTTCTACCACCTGCTGCCGCTCGACTTCACGCCCGCCGCCTATGCCGGGCCGGACGTGCTGACCGCGATGTGCTTTGCCTGGGCGCTGCGCCGGCCCGACTACGTCCCCGCGCTGCTGATCGCGGGGGTGATGCTGCTGGCCGACCTGATGTTCCAGCACCCGCCCGGTCTCTGGGCGGCGCTGGTGCTGATGGCGACCGAGTCGCTGAAGAACCGCGACCGGCCGCGGCGCGAGTCGACCTTCCTGATGGAATGGATCGCCGTCGCCATGGTGCTGGCGGTGATCACGATCCTCTACCGGCTGGTGCTCGCCGTGCTGATCGTGCCCGAGGGCACCTCGTTCCTCGCGCTCATGCGATACGCCACCACGGTGATCTGCTATCCTCTGGTCGTGCTGGTATCGCAGGGGCTGTTCGGCGTGCGCCGGATGGCGCCGGGGGACTTCGACCACGCAGGGAGACCGATGTGA
- the mrdA gene encoding penicillin-binding protein 2, producing the protein MRRTPKESTDSWRRISRRALLLGGAQLGFAGMLGLRMHHMQVDQADEFRLLAEENRINLRLIPPSRGRIFDRKGKIIAENAPTYRITLVREDAGNVEDVIAKLSALVELDEDELNRALTEMRRSAPFLPITIADRVSWEAISRVAVNAPALPGVTPEVGLSRFYPEHGNFAHVIGYVGPVSERDLARYEDPEPVLRIPRFQIGKVGVEAKYEEELRGKAGAKRVEVNAVGRVMRELDRREGDNGADLQLTIDADLQDYVQARLGHESASCVIIDTEKGDLLAIASAPSFDPNKFVRGISVADYAILRENDHRPLASKTVQDAYPPGSTFKMVTALAALEAGILSPDDTVYCPGHMELGSRRFHCWKRTGHGHLTLEQALQQSCDVFFYDVALKVGIDKMADMGHRLGLGVPPDVPMSAVTAGIMPSREWKQRERGKGWQLGDTVNASIGQGFVLASPLQQAIMTARIASGREIHPRLVKTINGVETEVVGGQTLDINPNHLRYVRKGMSAVMNSNRGTGFRSRVVAPGYELAGKSGTSQVRNRVVANDEVPWIERDHALFVAYGPIEAPKIAISVVVEHGGGGSSAAAPIARDVALQALYGGTPPLSAYPSADHEKIQEQQERLDRERLERAEQARGRA; encoded by the coding sequence GTGAGACGCACGCCGAAGGAAAGCACCGACAGCTGGCGCCGCATCTCGCGGCGGGCGCTGCTGCTGGGCGGCGCGCAGCTCGGCTTCGCCGGGATGCTGGGGCTGCGCATGCACCACATGCAGGTCGACCAGGCCGACGAGTTCCGGCTGCTGGCCGAGGAGAACCGCATAAACCTGCGCCTGATCCCGCCGAGCCGCGGCCGGATCTTCGACCGCAAGGGCAAGATCATCGCCGAGAACGCGCCGACCTACCGCATCACCCTCGTGCGCGAGGATGCCGGCAACGTCGAGGACGTGATCGCCAAGCTCTCGGCGCTGGTCGAGCTGGACGAGGACGAGCTGAACCGCGCGCTCACCGAGATGCGCCGCTCGGCGCCCTTCCTGCCGATCACCATCGCCGACCGGGTCAGCTGGGAGGCGATCAGCCGCGTCGCGGTCAACGCCCCCGCCCTGCCCGGCGTCACCCCCGAGGTCGGCCTGTCGCGCTTCTACCCCGAGCACGGCAACTTCGCCCACGTGATCGGCTACGTCGGCCCGGTCTCGGAACGCGACCTTGCCAGGTACGAGGACCCCGAGCCGGTGCTGCGCATCCCGCGCTTCCAGATCGGCAAGGTCGGGGTCGAGGCCAAGTACGAGGAAGAGCTGCGCGGCAAGGCCGGGGCGAAGCGCGTCGAGGTCAACGCCGTCGGCCGGGTCATGCGCGAGCTGGACCGGCGCGAGGGTGACAACGGCGCCGACCTGCAGCTGACCATCGACGCCGACCTGCAGGACTACGTGCAGGCGCGGCTCGGGCACGAGTCGGCCTCCTGCGTGATCATCGACACAGAGAAGGGCGACCTGCTGGCCATCGCCTCCGCCCCCTCCTTCGATCCCAACAAGTTCGTGCGCGGCATCTCGGTCGCCGACTACGCGATCCTGCGCGAGAACGACCACCGCCCGCTCGCCTCCAAGACGGTGCAGGACGCCTATCCGCCGGGCTCGACCTTCAAGATGGTCACCGCGCTGGCGGCGCTCGAGGCCGGGATCCTCTCGCCCGACGACACCGTCTACTGCCCCGGCCACATGGAGCTGGGCTCGCGCCGCTTCCACTGCTGGAAGCGCACCGGCCACGGCCACCTGACGCTGGAACAGGCGCTGCAGCAGAGCTGCGACGTGTTCTTCTACGACGTGGCGCTGAAGGTCGGGATCGACAAGATGGCCGACATGGGCCACCGGCTCGGGCTCGGCGTGCCGCCCGACGTGCCGATGTCGGCGGTCACCGCAGGCATCATGCCGAGCCGGGAATGGAAGCAGCGCGAGCGCGGCAAGGGCTGGCAGCTCGGCGACACGGTGAACGCCTCGATCGGGCAGGGCTTCGTGCTGGCCTCGCCGCTGCAGCAGGCGATCATGACCGCGCGCATCGCCAGCGGCCGCGAGATCCACCCGCGGCTGGTGAAGACCATCAACGGCGTCGAGACCGAGGTCGTCGGCGGCCAGACGCTCGACATCAACCCCAACCACCTGCGCTACGTGCGCAAGGGCATGTCGGCGGTGATGAACTCGAACCGCGGCACCGGCTTCCGCTCGCGGGTCGTCGCGCCGGGCTACGAGCTGGCCGGCAAGTCCGGCACCAGCCAGGTGCGCAACCGCGTGGTGGCCAACGACGAGGTGCCGTGGATCGAGCGCGACCACGCGCTCTTCGTCGCCTACGGGCCGATCGAGGCGCCGAAGATCGCGATCTCGGTGGTGGTCGAGCACGGCGGCGGCGGTTCCTCGGCGGCGGCTCCCATCGCCCGCGACGTGGCGCTGCAGGCGCTCTACGGCGGCACGCCGCCGCTCTCGGCCTATCCCTCGGCGGATCACGAGAAAATCCAGGAACAGCAGGAACGGCTCGACCGCGAACGCCTCGAGCGCGCGGAACAGGCACGGGGGCGCGCGTGA
- the rodA gene encoding rod shape-determining protein RodA — MSYLEYTVKTTPSGWRKVFYINWPLVILLSAVACVGFLMLYSVAGGRLDTWAEPQMKRFALGLSAMFVVAMVPIWLWRNLSVLAYLGSLGLLVAVELFGTIGMGAQRWIDVGFMRLQPSELMKIALVMVLAAYYDWLPLKKTSRPLWVLLPIILILAPTGLTLIQPDLGTALLLMIGGGLIMFLAGVHWAYFAVVIAAGVGTIYTVFESRGTDWQLLKDYQFKRIDTFLDPSTDPLGAGYHITQAKIAMGSGGWTGRGFMQGTQSRLNFLPEKHTDFIFNTLAEEFGFVGGMSLLTLYVLILLFCIFAALRNRDRFSSLLTLGIGLTFFLYFAVNMSMVMGLAPVVGVPLPMVSYGGSAMLVLMIAFGLVQSACVHRPR, encoded by the coding sequence GTGAGCTATCTCGAATACACGGTCAAGACCACGCCCTCGGGCTGGCGCAAGGTGTTCTACATCAACTGGCCGCTGGTGATCCTGCTGTCCGCCGTGGCCTGCGTCGGCTTCCTGATGCTCTACTCGGTCGCCGGCGGGCGGCTCGACACCTGGGCCGAGCCGCAGATGAAGCGCTTCGCCCTCGGGCTGAGCGCGATGTTCGTCGTCGCGATGGTGCCGATCTGGCTCTGGCGTAACCTGTCGGTGCTGGCCTATCTCGGCTCGCTCGGCCTGCTGGTGGCGGTGGAGCTCTTCGGCACGATCGGCATGGGCGCGCAGCGCTGGATCGACGTCGGCTTCATGCGCCTGCAGCCCTCGGAGCTGATGAAGATCGCGCTGGTGATGGTGCTGGCCGCCTATTACGACTGGCTGCCGCTGAAGAAGACCTCGCGCCCGCTCTGGGTACTGCTGCCGATCATCCTGATCCTCGCGCCCACCGGGCTCACGCTGATCCAGCCCGACCTCGGCACCGCGCTCCTGCTGATGATCGGCGGCGGGCTGATCATGTTCCTTGCCGGGGTGCACTGGGCCTATTTCGCGGTGGTGATCGCCGCCGGGGTCGGCACGATCTACACCGTCTTCGAGTCGCGCGGCACCGACTGGCAGCTGCTCAAGGACTACCAGTTCAAGCGCATCGACACCTTCCTCGACCCCTCCACCGACCCGCTCGGCGCGGGCTACCACATCACCCAGGCCAAGATCGCCATGGGCTCGGGCGGCTGGACCGGGCGCGGCTTCATGCAGGGCACGCAGTCGCGGCTGAACTTCCTGCCCGAGAAGCACACCGACTTCATCTTCAACACGCTGGCCGAGGAGTTCGGCTTCGTCGGCGGCATGTCGCTGCTGACGCTCTACGTGCTGATCCTGCTGTTCTGCATCTTCGCCGCGCTGCGCAACCGCGACCGCTTCTCCTCGCTGCTGACGCTGGGCATCGGGCTGACCTTCTTCCTCTACTTCGCGGTGAACATGTCGATGGTCATGGGCCTTGCCCCCGTGGTCGGCGTGCCGCTCCCGATGGTCAGCTACGGCGGATCGGCGATGCTGGTGTTGATGATCGCCTTCGGACTGGTCCAGAGTGCGTGTGTCCACCGACCGCGCTAG
- a CDS encoding glyoxylate/hydroxypyruvate reductase A, translating into MTTNILFAAPQDAWDEYRSPLTEALDATGVDYRLGRDIPPAEVEYIVYAPSSGLTDFTAYPRLRAVFSLWAGVEKIVGNDKLTVPLTRMVDEGGLTQGMVEYVTGHALRHHLGMDAHIVNPGHVWSKKAPPLARERPVTVLGLGMLGSACARQLAQLGFPVTGWSRTPRQIEGMRCLSGTEGLAEALRGAQIVVLLLPFTPQTENTMGAAQFALLAPGAAIINPGRGPLIDDAALLAALDSGQVGHATLDVFRVEPLPQDHPFWAHPNVTVTPHVAAETRSDSASRVIAENLRRGVTGEPLLHLVDRGAGY; encoded by the coding sequence ATGACCACGAACATCCTTTTCGCCGCCCCGCAGGACGCCTGGGACGAATACCGCAGCCCGCTCACCGAGGCGCTCGACGCCACCGGGGTCGACTACCGGCTGGGCCGCGACATCCCCCCGGCCGAGGTCGAGTACATCGTCTACGCGCCGAGTTCGGGCCTCACCGATTTCACCGCCTACCCGCGCCTCAGGGCGGTGTTCAGCCTCTGGGCCGGGGTCGAGAAGATCGTCGGCAACGACAAGCTCACCGTGCCGCTGACCCGCATGGTCGACGAGGGAGGGCTGACCCAGGGCATGGTGGAATACGTCACCGGCCACGCGCTGCGCCACCATCTCGGGATGGACGCGCATATCGTCAACCCGGGGCATGTCTGGAGCAAGAAGGCGCCGCCGCTCGCGCGCGAGCGCCCGGTCACCGTGCTTGGCCTCGGCATGCTCGGCAGCGCCTGCGCGCGGCAGCTGGCGCAGCTTGGCTTCCCGGTCACCGGCTGGAGCCGCACACCGCGCCAGATCGAGGGCATGCGCTGCCTGTCGGGCACCGAGGGCCTTGCCGAGGCGCTGCGCGGCGCGCAGATCGTCGTGCTGCTGCTGCCTTTCACCCCGCAGACCGAGAACACCATGGGCGCGGCGCAGTTCGCATTGCTGGCCCCGGGCGCCGCGATCATCAACCCCGGCCGCGGCCCGCTGATCGACGACGCCGCGCTGCTCGCCGCGCTCGACAGCGGCCAGGTCGGCCATGCCACGCTCGACGTCTTCCGCGTCGAGCCGCTGCCGCAGGACCATCCCTTCTGGGCGCATCCGAACGTCACCGTGACGCCGCATGTCGCCGCCGAGACGCGGTCCGACTCGGCCTCGCGGGTGATCGCCGAGAACCTGCGGCGCGGCGTCACGGGCGAGCCGCTCCTGCATCTGGTGGACCGGGGCGCGGGATACTGA
- the rpe gene encoding ribulose-phosphate 3-epimerase — translation MPLPETFDRTVKIAPSILSADFANFGAEIRAVEAQGADWIHVDVMDGHFVPNLTFGPPLVKAIRPHISTVMDVHLMIAPVDPYIEAFADAGADVITAHLEAGAHTHRTLQAIRATGAKAGLALNPGTPVEAAAPLLDLCDLVCLMTVNPGFGGQKFIHSQVAQVRKLREMIGDREIHIEIDGGVDPSTAPLVVEAGADVLVAGSAVFRGGSVENPAPYGANIRAIRDSLKG, via the coding sequence ATGCCCCTGCCCGAGACCTTCGACCGCACCGTGAAGATCGCCCCGTCGATCCTCTCCGCCGATTTCGCCAATTTCGGCGCCGAGATCCGCGCCGTCGAGGCGCAGGGCGCGGACTGGATCCACGTCGACGTGATGGACGGGCATTTCGTGCCCAACCTTACCTTCGGCCCGCCGCTGGTGAAGGCGATCCGCCCGCACATCTCGACCGTGATGGACGTGCACCTGATGATCGCGCCGGTGGATCCCTACATCGAGGCCTTCGCCGACGCCGGCGCGGATGTCATCACCGCCCATCTCGAGGCCGGGGCGCACACCCACCGCACGCTGCAGGCGATCCGGGCGACCGGCGCGAAGGCTGGCCTCGCGCTCAACCCCGGCACCCCGGTCGAGGCCGCCGCGCCGCTGCTCGATCTCTGCGACCTCGTCTGCCTGATGACCGTGAACCCCGGCTTCGGCGGGCAGAAGTTCATCCACAGCCAGGTCGCGCAGGTCCGCAAGCTGCGCGAGATGATCGGTGATCGCGAGATCCACATCGAGATCGACGGCGGCGTCGATCCCTCGACCGCGCCGCTGGTGGTCGAAGCCGGCGCCGACGTGCTGGTGGCGGGCTCCGCCGTCTTCCGCGGCGGCTCGGTCGAAAACCCCGCCCCCTACGGCGCAAACATCCGCGCCATCCGCGACAGCCTGAAGGGCTGA
- a CDS encoding methyl-accepting chemotaxis protein, with protein MSDRSISRQVFLGFLGFSVTTVAVLSLGIALLIRLGSDTERLGIELAPQVDAAMEIKLEALHAHVLTEEIMGGDAESTDEVWQHLEASRGYALTLLEGGETAEGLFFPSNSPEVRARITDALNEFETVLTLTGQRFAALADSQKVVAEADLRFNALYDAIVADLADLSGAGLHARDTELQVAVGEARYKLAHGHLLTAEILGSDLGADFSEVAQSFDEARSALAGLARPELFDTLIGRIAELSNLARMRFDRTRARHEAATREDATYDSAFYAFLEKADEAETMVQSFIAEELAKMNRLRWIGSLAFAAAAVLFLALCGVAYRLLSRRVIARVSELTGCIERVADGDYDAPLPPWTSNDELGRLKTSIASFRRALLQQRDLEEEARRAMLRAEAHGEKAENAARLSAEANAHLGEVGRLIEDQSIKLIEISRDLSERQEQQAELLNDIKKLIENVEGSATDTTQVVHDAINVARKATGLVQEGNVLVGHVVKEVEKITQSGQDVARYVTTIEEISFQTNLLALNAAVEAARAGEAGRGFSIVAHEVRDLSQRTAEAASSIAELMTATNNYIRSGRDSVDSAKGQLDLIYEAITLLENHLDRVGQSSRHQTGAVQQASATVARFQSSFAEARRLANRCLEAGRRLAEQAADLGDEATEAERMDAA; from the coding sequence ATGTCTGATCGCTCGATTTCCCGCCAGGTGTTCCTTGGCTTCCTCGGGTTCTCTGTTACGACCGTTGCCGTCCTGTCGCTCGGGATCGCCCTCCTCATAAGGCTTGGCTCCGATACGGAACGGCTCGGAATCGAGCTGGCACCGCAGGTCGACGCCGCGATGGAGATCAAGCTCGAGGCGCTGCATGCTCACGTGCTGACTGAGGAGATCATGGGTGGGGACGCGGAATCGACCGACGAGGTCTGGCAGCACCTTGAGGCGTCGCGGGGCTATGCCCTGACCCTGCTCGAGGGAGGCGAGACGGCCGAAGGTCTGTTCTTTCCGTCAAATTCTCCCGAGGTGCGCGCACGCATCACCGATGCTCTGAACGAATTCGAAACCGTCCTGACCTTGACCGGTCAACGCTTCGCAGCGCTCGCCGACTCCCAGAAGGTCGTTGCCGAGGCGGACCTGCGGTTCAACGCTTTGTACGACGCGATCGTTGCCGATCTCGCCGACCTTTCAGGCGCAGGTCTGCATGCGCGGGACACCGAGCTGCAGGTCGCCGTGGGAGAGGCGCGTTACAAATTGGCACACGGCCATCTCCTCACGGCGGAAATCCTCGGCAGTGACCTCGGCGCGGATTTTTCCGAGGTTGCACAGAGCTTTGACGAAGCGCGCTCGGCGCTTGCGGGCCTGGCGCGGCCCGAGCTGTTCGACACGCTCATCGGTCGGATCGCCGAACTCTCGAACCTGGCCAGGATGCGATTTGATCGAACCCGCGCGCGGCACGAGGCCGCCACACGGGAAGACGCCACCTACGATTCCGCCTTCTACGCCTTTCTGGAAAAGGCCGACGAAGCCGAAACCATGGTGCAGTCCTTCATTGCCGAAGAGTTGGCCAAAATGAACCGTCTGAGATGGATCGGCAGCCTTGCCTTCGCAGCCGCGGCGGTCCTGTTCCTTGCGCTTTGTGGCGTCGCCTATCGGTTGCTGTCGCGGCGCGTCATCGCCCGCGTTTCCGAATTGACCGGCTGCATCGAACGTGTCGCCGACGGAGACTACGACGCGCCCCTGCCGCCCTGGACATCGAATGACGAACTCGGGCGGCTGAAAACCTCCATCGCATCGTTTCGGCGCGCGCTGCTACAGCAGCGTGACCTCGAGGAGGAGGCCCGTCGCGCGATGCTCCGTGCCGAAGCCCATGGGGAAAAAGCGGAGAACGCCGCGCGCCTGAGTGCAGAGGCAAATGCCCACCTGGGCGAGGTCGGTCGTCTGATCGAGGATCAGTCCATCAAGCTGATCGAGATATCGCGCGACCTTTCCGAGAGGCAGGAGCAGCAAGCGGAATTGCTGAACGACATCAAGAAGCTCATCGAGAATGTGGAGGGGTCGGCAACCGACACGACGCAGGTCGTCCACGATGCGATCAACGTGGCAAGGAAGGCGACCGGGCTGGTCCAGGAGGGGAACGTGCTGGTTGGCCACGTGGTCAAGGAGGTGGAGAAGATAACGCAAAGCGGTCAGGACGTTGCGCGCTATGTGACGACGATCGAGGAAATTTCGTTCCAGACGAACCTGCTCGCGCTCAACGCGGCGGTCGAAGCCGCGCGCGCGGGCGAGGCCGGCAGGGGCTTTTCGATCGTGGCCCACGAGGTGCGCGACCTGTCCCAGCGCACCGCTGAAGCCGCGTCCAGCATCGCCGAGTTAATGACGGCTACCAACAACTACATCCGCTCCGGTCGGGATTCGGTCGATAGCGCCAAAGGTCAACTGGACTTGATCTACGAGGCGATCACCCTGCTCGAAAACCATCTCGACAGGGTGGGACAGTCCTCGAGGCATCAGACGGGGGCTGTGCAGCAAGCCTCCGCAACCGTGGCGAGGTTCCAGAGCAGCTTTGCGGAAGCCCGAAGGTTGGCCAATCGCTGCCTGGAAGCCGGGCGCCGCCTGGCCGAGCAGGCGGCCGACCTCGGTGACGAAGCGACCGAGGCGGAGCGAATGGATGCAGCCTGA
- a CDS encoding integrase core domain-containing protein — translation MKASRVTEAQKAFILKLGEQGTPVVEICRKAGISQATYFNWKMKYGGLLLRNNHPKRRVKAKLREDREEAAGPNDVWAMDFVHDQLAMGKKRRILSVVDTHSRFCPVVDPPFSYRCEDVVQTLEQVCGSIGYPNTIRVDNGGEFISGTLDLWAYANDATLDFSRPAKPTDNGFIEAFNSKLRTECLNAHWFMSLADAREKLDAWRRHYNEDRPHTAIVYNVPIAVHCPEDATSPSS, via the coding sequence ATGAAAGCATCGCGGGTCACGGAGGCGCAGAAGGCGTTCATCCTGAAGCTGGGCGAGCAAGGGACGCCTGTCGTGGAGATTTGCCGCAAGGCTGGGATCAGCCAGGCGACGTATTTCAATTGGAAGATGAAGTATGGCGGCCTGCTGCTGCGAAACAATCACCCGAAGCGGCGCGTGAAAGCCAAGCTGCGAGAGGACAGGGAAGAAGCCGCCGGACCGAACGATGTCTGGGCAATGGACTTCGTTCACGACCAACTGGCCATGGGAAAGAAGCGCCGCATCCTGAGCGTGGTCGACACGCATTCGCGGTTCTGCCCGGTGGTGGATCCGCCGTTCAGCTACCGCTGCGAGGACGTCGTTCAGACGCTGGAACAGGTCTGCGGTAGCATCGGCTATCCGAACACCATTCGGGTCGACAATGGCGGCGAATTTATCTCCGGCACCTTGGATCTCTGGGCCTACGCCAATGACGCCACGTTGGACTTCTCGCGCCCCGCAAAACCGACTGACAACGGCTTCATCGAGGCCTTCAACAGCAAGCTCCGGACCGAATGCCTGAATGCGCACTGGTTCATGAGCCTTGCCGATGCTCGCGAAAAGCTGGACGCTTGGCGTAGACACTACAACGAAGACAGGCCCCACACCGCGATCGTATACAACGTCCCGATTGCTGTGCACTGTCCCGAAGATGCCACCAGCCCGTCATCGTGA